The following are from one region of the Cloacibacterium normanense genome:
- a CDS encoding GNAT family N-acetyltransferase, with protein MISEIKFRKATQDDSDKIWKILQQAIERRRLDNSQQWQNGYPNPETVHSDIEKQIGYVLEENDNVVVYSAVILNDEPAYENIEGKWLSDGDFNVVNRLAVSDEVAGKGYATEIFRRIEDLSRQNGIFSVKVDTNFDNAAMLHILKKLDYTYCGEVYLAGGERKAFEKLL; from the coding sequence ATGATATCAGAAATAAAATTCAGAAAGGCAACGCAGGACGACTCCGATAAAATCTGGAAAATTCTCCAACAGGCCATCGAAAGACGCAGGCTGGACAACTCCCAACAGTGGCAAAACGGATATCCAAATCCCGAAACCGTACATTCAGATATTGAAAAGCAAATCGGCTATGTTCTTGAGGAAAATGATAATGTTGTCGTCTACAGTGCCGTGATTTTGAACGATGAACCGGCTTATGAAAATATTGAGGGAAAATGGCTTTCGGACGGGGATTTCAATGTGGTAAACCGATTAGCAGTCTCTGATGAAGTTGCAGGAAAAGGGTACGCCACAGAGATTTTCCGAAGGATTGAAGATCTCTCTCGCCAAAACGGAATTTTCAGCGTAAAAGTGGACACGAATTTTGATAACGCAGCCATGCTTCACATACTCAAAAAACTAGACTATACTTATTGCGGCGAGGTTTACCTGGCAGGCGGTGAAAGAAAAGCTTTCGAGAAACTTCTTTAA
- a CDS encoding YceI family protein codes for MATKWNLDTTHSEITFKVRHMMISNVKGAFNTFTAEVEAEDDTFKNAKVSATIQTDSIDTNNADRDTHLKSADFFNVEQNPTITFESASLADDVTGHLTINGVTKPVQLEVEFGGINQDPWGNTKAGFTFEGKIKRSDFGLNWNAALETGGVLVSDEVKIAGELQFVKA; via the coding sequence ATGGCAACAAAATGGAATTTAGACACTACGCACAGTGAAATTACCTTCAAAGTAAGACACATGATGATTTCTAACGTAAAAGGAGCTTTCAATACTTTTACTGCAGAAGTAGAAGCAGAAGATGATACTTTCAAAAACGCAAAAGTAAGCGCGACTATCCAAACAGATTCTATTGACACAAATAACGCAGATAGAGATACTCACTTGAAAAGTGCAGATTTCTTTAACGTAGAACAAAACCCAACGATTACTTTCGAAAGTGCTTCTTTAGCTGATGATGTAACAGGACATTTAACTATTAACGGAGTTACTAAACCAGTACAATTAGAAGTGGAATTTGGTGGAATCAACCAAGATCCTTGGGGAAATACTAAAGCTGGATTTACTTTTGAAGGAAAAATTAAAAGAAGTGATTTCGGTCTAAACTGGAATGCAGCCTTGGAAACTGGCGGTGTTTTAGTAAGCGATGAAGTAAAAATCGCTGGAGAATTACAATTCGTAAAAGCATAA
- a CDS encoding glycosyltransferase family protein, whose translation MKILYAIQGTGNGHVSRAREIIPILKKYGELDILISGTQADVNLDEEIKYQFKGFGFDFGTKGGIDYRGSFRKADFSQLIKDIRNLPVKDYDLVINDFEPITAWACKLRGKKSVALSHQSAFLSPKTPIISGIHLGEIILKNYAPATDKVGFHFERYDDFIRTPVIRSEIRNLKPENLGHYTVYLPAYSDEFILKKLSKHPGQKFQVFSKHTREDYSQENVEVYKVNNEKFNQSLAKSEGLLTGGGFEGPAEALFLGKKLLCVPMFHQYEQQCNALAAEKIGATVIWSEKEFDQKLNHWLKNAEPIQVNFPDETEEVIKNLIEKYS comes from the coding sequence ATGAAAATTTTATATGCGATTCAAGGAACAGGAAACGGACATGTTTCCAGAGCTAGAGAAATTATTCCCATTCTTAAAAAATATGGCGAACTAGATATTCTCATCAGTGGAACTCAAGCCGATGTAAATCTAGATGAAGAAATAAAATATCAGTTCAAAGGTTTCGGGTTTGATTTCGGAACCAAGGGTGGAATAGATTATAGAGGCAGTTTCCGAAAAGCAGATTTTTCACAATTAATAAAAGATATTAGAAATCTCCCTGTGAAAGATTATGATTTGGTGATTAATGATTTTGAACCTATTACCGCTTGGGCTTGTAAACTGAGAGGGAAAAAATCGGTTGCGCTGAGTCATCAATCAGCATTTTTGTCTCCTAAAACGCCTATTATTTCTGGAATTCATTTGGGTGAAATCATTCTCAAAAATTATGCTCCAGCTACTGATAAAGTGGGTTTTCATTTCGAGCGATATGATGATTTTATCAGGACTCCTGTGATTCGTTCGGAAATAAGGAATTTAAAACCAGAAAATTTAGGACATTACACGGTTTATCTTCCTGCGTATTCAGATGAATTTATTTTGAAAAAATTGTCAAAACATCCAGGCCAAAAGTTTCAAGTTTTTTCTAAACATACTCGCGAAGATTATTCTCAAGAAAATGTAGAAGTCTATAAGGTGAATAATGAAAAATTTAATCAATCTTTAGCAAAATCCGAAGGATTATTAACGGGTGGCGGTTTTGAAGGTCCTGCAGAAGCTTTATTCTTGGGCAAAAAACTTCTGTGTGTGCCTATGTTTCATCAGTATGAACAGCAATGCAATGCTTTGGCTGCCGAAAAAATAGGAGCAACTGTGATTTGGAGTGAAAAAGAATTTGACCAAAAATTAAATCATTGGCTCAAAAATGCAGAACCCATTCAAGTCAATTTTCCTGATGAAACAGAAGAAGTCATTAAAAACCTTATTGAAAAATACAGTTAA
- a CDS encoding Na+/H+ antiporter — MLENLTFYLILVIITVLLVMLAKKIKVAYPVLLVLAGLGISFIPGTPKIHIEPELIFFIFLPPLLYEAAWATSWKELWRWRRIVVSFAFVVVFITSLVVAFVANHFIPGFSLALGFLLGGIVSPPDAVSAGAILKFVKIPKRYSSILEGESLLNDASSLIIFRFAMIAVATGQFIWHEAALSFLWMCIGGAGIGILIGIFFMKMHRLLPTDANIDIVLTLVTPFLMYLVAEELHASGVLAVVSGGLLLSNRSHSFLATSSRLGTLNVWSSLVFLLNGIVFMMIGLDLPQIVSGLETDLFTAFGYGVLITVILMITRVVAAYGAVFTTMIMRNFITVADRQNPGWKGPALIGWTGMRGVVSLAAALSIPLTLQDGTPFPHRNLILFITFVVILLTLVVQGLTLPFLIKKFKIPDPDFTRSEKEIDYEIRNELAKIGVKRIWDTHFEKLEKFPALQDQLQIWENRVNSSEVILNFPEYREIYLDIINQQREWLISKNREEILLDEEIIRKHLKMLDLQEEKLGMH, encoded by the coding sequence ATGCTTGAGAACCTCACATTTTACCTGATCCTGGTGATCATCACCGTGTTGCTGGTGATGCTCGCCAAAAAAATAAAAGTTGCATATCCGGTTTTGCTGGTCCTGGCCGGTCTGGGCATCAGTTTCATTCCCGGCACGCCCAAAATTCATATAGAACCTGAACTGATATTTTTTATATTCCTGCCGCCACTTTTGTATGAAGCTGCCTGGGCGACTTCGTGGAAAGAATTGTGGCGCTGGCGTAGGATTGTGGTCAGTTTTGCTTTCGTGGTGGTGTTTATTACCTCTTTGGTAGTAGCTTTTGTCGCCAATCATTTTATTCCTGGATTTTCGCTGGCGCTGGGATTTCTTTTGGGTGGAATAGTTTCGCCGCCAGATGCCGTAAGTGCTGGAGCGATTTTGAAATTTGTAAAAATTCCGAAACGGTATTCTTCGATTCTTGAAGGTGAAAGTTTGCTGAACGATGCTTCATCATTGATTATTTTCCGCTTTGCAATGATTGCCGTTGCGACAGGACAATTCATCTGGCATGAAGCTGCCCTTAGTTTCCTGTGGATGTGTATCGGTGGTGCTGGAATCGGAATCCTTATAGGGATTTTCTTTATGAAGATGCACCGCTTGTTGCCAACTGACGCCAATATCGATATCGTCCTCACACTCGTGACGCCGTTCCTCATGTATCTTGTGGCGGAAGAGCTTCACGCTTCCGGTGTTTTGGCTGTAGTTAGTGGTGGTTTGTTGCTTTCCAACAGAAGTCATTCGTTTCTGGCTACTTCATCGCGTTTAGGGACGCTAAATGTCTGGAGCAGTTTGGTTTTTTTGCTGAATGGTATTGTTTTTATGATGATTGGGCTCGACCTTCCGCAGATTGTTTCAGGGCTTGAAACAGACTTGTTCACAGCATTCGGTTATGGCGTTTTGATTACAGTTATTCTGATGATAACAAGAGTCGTTGCGGCTTATGGCGCCGTATTCACCACGATGATTATGCGTAATTTCATCACTGTTGCCGACCGACAAAATCCAGGCTGGAAAGGACCTGCTTTAATCGGTTGGACGGGAATGCGCGGCGTAGTTTCACTGGCTGCTGCACTTTCTATTCCGCTGACTTTGCAGGATGGAACACCCTTTCCGCACAGGAACTTGATTTTATTTATCACTTTCGTGGTCATTCTGCTCACTTTGGTGGTTCAGGGATTGACGTTGCCTTTTCTCATCAAAAAATTTAAAATTCCGGATCCTGATTTTACCCGCTCGGAAAAGGAAATCGATTATGAAATCCGGAACGAACTTGCAAAAATAGGAGTGAAGAGAATCTGGGATACCCATTTTGAAAAACTTGAAAAATTCCCGGCGTTACAGGATCAATTGCAAATCTGGGAAAATCGTGTCAACAGTTCGGAAGTAATTCTGAATTTTCCGGAATACCGTGAAATTTACCTGGATATCATCAACCAGCAGCGCGAATGGCTGATCTCCAAAAACCGTGAGGAAATTCTGCTGGATGAAGAAATTATACGTAAACATTTAAAAATGCTCGATTTACAGGAGGAAAAACTGGGAATGCATTAA
- the ygiD gene encoding 4,5-DOPA-extradiol-dioxygenase: MNINVLEYISEQLPKSEKMPVLFLGHGSPMSAIEENQFVRGFREISKKIPTPNAILCISAHWYTKGTYVTSGEMQKTIHDFYGFPQELFEVEYPAKGNPELAKETAELLAPTSVIETDSWGLDHGAWSVIKHLYPAANIPVIQMSIDYTQPAQYHFDLAKKLQKLREKGILIIGSGNIVHNLRMIDWKNINTVGAGWDWAIEARAKTNEWILDGNFQNLIHFEKQGAALQNAIPTPDHYLPLIYTLGLKEKSDNISLFNDELIGGSLSMTSVYID, encoded by the coding sequence ATGAACATCAACGTATTAGAATACATTTCTGAACAATTGCCAAAAAGCGAAAAAATGCCGGTTCTATTTTTAGGACATGGTTCGCCGATGAGTGCAATAGAAGAAAACCAATTTGTGAGAGGATTTAGAGAAATTTCTAAAAAAATTCCTACTCCCAATGCTATTTTGTGTATTTCTGCACATTGGTACACCAAAGGAACTTATGTTACTTCGGGAGAAATGCAGAAAACGATTCATGATTTTTATGGATTCCCGCAAGAACTTTTCGAGGTAGAATATCCTGCAAAAGGAAATCCTGAATTGGCGAAAGAAACAGCAGAACTTTTGGCGCCCACTTCAGTTATAGAAACCGATAGTTGGGGACTAGATCATGGAGCTTGGAGCGTGATAAAACATTTGTATCCCGCAGCAAATATTCCTGTAATTCAAATGAGTATAGATTATACTCAGCCTGCTCAATATCATTTTGATTTGGCTAAAAAATTACAAAAATTAAGAGAAAAAGGCATTCTTATTATCGGAAGCGGAAACATAGTTCACAACCTGAGAATGATTGACTGGAAGAACATCAATACGGTTGGCGCTGGTTGGGATTGGGCAATAGAAGCTAGAGCTAAAACGAATGAATGGATTCTCGATGGAAATTTTCAGAATTTAATTCATTTTGAAAAACAAGGTGCAGCTTTACAAAATGCAATTCCTACACCTGATCATTATTTACCGCTGATTTACACGCTTGGTTTGAAAGAAAAAAGCGACAATATATCACTTTTTAACGACGAACTCATCGGTGGAAGTCTAAGTATGACGAGTGTTTACATAGACTAA
- a CDS encoding DUF3857 domain-containing protein, which translates to MNKLLSFIFLVFSAFLFSQNYAVSAIPENLLHKANAVVRNDETTIDINAIDNMVQTYNKTITILNKSGENFSSIRIPYDKSVSVSNIKVSILDQNGKVIKKYSKSDFIDASHSPSFSFYDDSRILFLNYMSISYPYSIQYSYTTETRNTVFMPDFFPIDGYNISTEKTSLAINNKSGIRLRTKVHEADFAKISFTENGQKYFYSFSNVPAVEDEPRSPSLIDFLPKAEFSLDQFSLEGKKGNLTQWNEFGNWYYQNLINPVSEITPALQAEVAALNLTGSTHDKVKKLFQYMQSKTRYVLVAIGIGGWKPMLVEDVRKKGYGDCKALTNYMRTLLQAAGIKSYYCIITDDRSPIKFSEDFPKMFGNHAILMVPTEKGNIWLENTSQEIAFNHLNYTSLDRNVMAISENEIKLINTPTYKPEESSEILNAAVQLNPDNSINVDAKFRFSGAQYDFQMPLTSLNKDEVKEALKERFYYLNMENLEANNVTNNRDEALINYEVKLQAKNYSKKLGNDIILRVMPFLDLMQTTSHEDRKLPLEVYFSYQDTYNFSLEIPEGYKLAEVPKSVQLNSEFGSYSLQFSMENGKLVTQRKITILKNIYPKEKFKEYIEFRKKTNNLDNTKILLTKI; encoded by the coding sequence ATGAACAAGCTTTTATCTTTTATCTTTCTTGTTTTCAGTGCTTTCTTGTTTTCTCAAAATTATGCGGTTTCTGCGATTCCAGAAAATTTACTTCATAAAGCCAATGCTGTAGTAAGAAATGATGAAACTACTATTGATATTAATGCCATAGATAATATGGTGCAGACTTACAATAAAACCATTACCATACTGAATAAATCTGGTGAAAATTTTTCGAGTATTCGTATTCCTTATGATAAAAGTGTTTCGGTAAGCAATATAAAAGTGTCTATTTTAGACCAAAACGGAAAAGTAATTAAGAAATACTCTAAAAGCGATTTTATAGATGCTAGTCATAGTCCTAGTTTTTCTTTTTATGATGATAGTAGAATTTTGTTTCTAAATTACATGTCAATTTCTTATCCGTATTCTATACAGTATTCTTATACCACAGAGACAAGAAATACAGTATTTATGCCAGATTTTTTCCCAATCGATGGCTATAATATTTCTACAGAAAAAACGAGTTTAGCGATTAATAATAAATCTGGAATCAGATTAAGAACAAAGGTTCATGAAGCAGATTTCGCGAAAATTTCATTTACAGAAAATGGGCAAAAATATTTTTACAGTTTTTCTAATGTTCCAGCAGTAGAAGATGAACCACGCTCACCTAGTTTAATAGATTTTTTACCAAAAGCAGAGTTTTCGTTAGATCAATTTTCCTTAGAAGGGAAAAAAGGAAACCTTACTCAGTGGAATGAATTTGGGAATTGGTATTACCAAAATCTAATCAACCCTGTTTCAGAAATTACACCTGCGCTTCAAGCAGAAGTTGCAGCACTTAATCTTACAGGAAGTACACATGATAAGGTGAAAAAACTTTTCCAATACATGCAGAGCAAAACCAGATATGTTTTGGTAGCAATAGGAATTGGTGGTTGGAAACCTATGTTGGTAGAAGATGTTAGAAAAAAAGGTTATGGTGATTGTAAAGCATTAACCAATTACATGAGAACCTTATTACAAGCTGCAGGAATTAAATCTTATTACTGTATTATCACAGATGATCGTTCTCCGATAAAATTTTCTGAAGATTTTCCAAAAATGTTTGGAAATCATGCTATTCTAATGGTTCCTACAGAAAAAGGAAACATTTGGTTAGAAAATACTTCACAAGAAATTGCTTTTAATCATTTGAATTATACTTCTTTAGATAGAAATGTGATGGCCATTTCTGAGAACGAAATTAAGTTAATCAATACGCCTACATATAAACCAGAAGAAAGCAGTGAAATTCTAAATGCTGCGGTTCAACTAAATCCAGATAATAGCATAAATGTGGATGCTAAATTTAGATTTTCTGGGGCGCAATATGATTTCCAGATGCCACTTACTTCCTTAAACAAAGATGAGGTAAAGGAAGCGCTTAAAGAAAGATTTTATTACCTTAATATGGAAAATCTGGAGGCTAATAATGTGACTAATAATAGAGATGAAGCGCTGATAAATTATGAAGTGAAGTTGCAAGCGAAAAATTATTCTAAAAAATTAGGAAACGACATCATTTTAAGAGTAATGCCGTTCTTAGATCTTATGCAAACGACCAGTCATGAAGACAGAAAATTACCATTAGAAGTCTATTTTTCTTATCAAGATACTTACAATTTTTCCCTAGAAATTCCAGAAGGATATAAGTTAGCAGAAGTTCCAAAATCTGTACAGTTAAATTCAGAGTTTGGCAGCTATTCTCTCCAATTTTCTATGGAAAATGGCAAATTGGTTACTCAACGAAAAATTACGATTCTGAAAAATATTTATCCTAAAGAAAAATTTAAAGAATATATAGAATTCAGAAAAAAAACCAATAACCTAGATAATACTAAAATTCTTTTAACTAAAATATAA
- a CDS encoding putative quinol monooxygenase, producing the protein MEKFAILARVEAKPGKENDVLEFLKSALPLAEGEPGTIRWYALQIGPSTFGIFDTFGTTDARDAHLNGEIAKALMANASELLAKDPVLEMVDLLAVK; encoded by the coding sequence ATGGAAAAGTTTGCAATATTAGCTAGAGTAGAAGCAAAACCGGGTAAAGAAAATGACGTATTGGAATTCCTAAAGTCAGCTTTACCGCTTGCGGAAGGTGAGCCAGGAACCATAAGATGGTATGCTTTACAAATCGGCCCTTCTACTTTTGGTATATTCGATACGTTCGGAACTACAGATGCAAGAGATGCTCACTTGAATGGTGAGATTGCAAAAGCTTTAATGGCCAATGCTTCTGAATTACTTGCGAAAGATCCTGTACTTGAAATGGTAGATCTACTTGCGGTAAAATAA
- the hutH gene encoding histidine ammonia-lyase, with translation MLIYGVDHFTYQDVINIINGKQKANLDKKSKSQIQNSYQNVQKIVKSDKTVYGINTGFGPLCDVKISEEETAQLQENLIISHSVGVGKPIAKELSKIMMVCKIHALSKGFSGISLDVVERLMLMLEKDIIPVVPEQGSVGASGDLAPLSHLVLPLLGLGKVWEGENTVETAQVLGKHQLQPLKLQAKEGLALINGTQFILAHAILGLDKFKYLLDLADVAAAFSIEAYQGSASPFKKELHEIRAYKGSQLVAKRMTKLLKNSENLNYHENCGRVQDPYSMRCVPQVHGASRNAYEHLKQMAETELNSVTDNPIVISDEEAISGGNFHGQLMALPIDYATLAAAELGNISDRRSYLLLEGKYGLPKLLIESSGLNSGFMIPQYTTAALVTENKTLCFPASADSVPTSLGQEDHVSMGSISGRKFNQVLGNLENILAIELMFAAQGLEFRRPLKSSKIIEENYEIIRAKVKKLENDRLIGEDILTIAEMVKNRAFKVEV, from the coding sequence ATGTTAATTTACGGAGTAGACCACTTTACTTACCAAGATGTCATCAATATTATCAATGGCAAGCAAAAAGCAAATTTGGATAAAAAATCAAAATCCCAAATCCAGAATTCTTACCAAAATGTACAGAAGATTGTAAAATCAGATAAAACCGTTTATGGGATTAATACCGGTTTTGGTCCGCTCTGTGACGTGAAAATTTCCGAAGAAGAAACCGCACAGTTACAAGAGAATCTTATCATTTCACATTCTGTAGGAGTAGGAAAACCAATTGCTAAAGAACTTTCAAAAATTATGATGGTGTGTAAAATTCACGCTTTGTCAAAAGGATTTTCGGGGATTTCTTTAGACGTTGTAGAACGATTGATGCTCATGCTAGAAAAAGACATTATTCCTGTAGTTCCGGAGCAAGGTTCAGTTGGCGCAAGTGGAGATTTAGCGCCGCTTTCTCATTTGGTTTTACCACTTTTAGGTTTAGGAAAAGTTTGGGAAGGCGAAAATACAGTAGAAACTGCCCAAGTTTTAGGAAAACATCAATTACAACCTCTAAAATTACAAGCCAAAGAAGGTTTAGCATTGATCAATGGAACTCAATTTATTCTGGCACATGCAATTTTAGGATTAGATAAATTTAAATATTTATTAGATTTAGCAGATGTAGCTGCAGCTTTTTCTATAGAAGCATATCAAGGTTCTGCAAGTCCTTTTAAGAAAGAATTACACGAAATTAGAGCGTACAAAGGAAGTCAATTGGTGGCGAAAAGAATGACCAAACTGCTCAAAAATTCTGAAAATTTAAACTACCACGAAAATTGCGGTAGAGTTCAAGACCCGTATTCTATGCGTTGTGTTCCGCAAGTTCACGGTGCGAGTAGAAATGCTTATGAACATTTAAAACAAATGGCAGAAACAGAACTGAATTCTGTAACGGATAACCCGATTGTAATTTCTGATGAAGAAGCCATTTCTGGAGGAAATTTTCATGGTCAATTAATGGCTTTACCCATTGATTATGCAACTTTAGCAGCTGCAGAATTAGGGAATATTTCAGACAGAAGAAGTTATCTTTTACTCGAAGGAAAATATGGTTTGCCAAAATTATTGATTGAAAGTTCTGGATTGAATTCTGGATTTATGATTCCGCAATATACTACTGCAGCATTGGTTACCGAAAACAAAACGCTTTGTTTCCCAGCTTCGGCAGATTCTGTTCCTACAAGTCTCGGACAAGAAGACCATGTTTCTATGGGAAGTATATCAGGAAGAAAATTCAATCAAGTTTTAGGAAATTTAGAAAATATTTTAGCAATAGAATTGATGTTTGCAGCGCAAGGTTTAGAGTTCCGTAGGCCGCTGAAATCTTCTAAAATCATTGAAGAAAACTACGAAATCATTCGAGCTAAAGTGAAAAAACTAGAAAACGACAGATTAATTGGCGAAGATATTCTCACCATTGCAGAAATGGTGAAAAATAGAGCATTTAAAGTGGAGGTTTAA
- a CDS encoding periplasmic heavy metal sensor codes for MTKKMILSAAIFGAVFMFGQERQKLTPEQREAKKAEMVQKAKERQQAHLEKMTTELNLSKKQVEQIKALQEKNNAEREANRAKMEEMRKQRQQEMQAKRDAHDAEMKKILSPEQYDKWQKQRLENMQKQRDAWKNKAMRKGGKQGGMKSQNTPQ; via the coding sequence ATGACAAAGAAAATGATTTTAAGTGCAGCCATTTTTGGTGCAGTATTCATGTTCGGACAAGAGAGACAAAAACTTACGCCAGAACAAAGAGAAGCTAAAAAAGCCGAAATGGTTCAGAAAGCGAAAGAAAGACAACAAGCTCATTTAGAAAAGATGACCACAGAACTTAATCTTTCTAAAAAGCAAGTGGAACAAATAAAAGCTTTGCAAGAAAAAAATAATGCAGAAAGAGAAGCGAATAGAGCAAAAATGGAAGAAATGAGAAAGCAAAGACAACAAGAAATGCAAGCGAAAAGAGATGCTCATGATGCAGAAATGAAAAAAATCCTTTCGCCTGAACAATATGATAAATGGCAAAAACAAAGATTAGAAAACATGCAGAAACAAAGAGACGCATGGAAAAATAAAGCCATGAGAAAAGGAGGGAAACAAGGCGGAATGAAATCACAAAATACTCCTCAATAA
- a CDS encoding DUF3857 domain-containing protein: MKTKIFTVFLFSISVFVFSQHKFMKYPEFNKNELSKTKSTIKEDAPAEILYSSISNLIINGQLETKVFKRIKIYNKEKSSQYLDVEIPLYEGNGEKEYVSGLKAVTYNLDNDKVITSKVEKDAKFKSKEQKNQFIQKFTFPNVKDGSIIEYQYQVNTPFLQLLDKTYLEFDIPVIYEEYVFDFPKFFGYNYNFQGGLMPKYKEDQAQMMYGQDYYSLRLGFENVPPFKAENFMKNERNYITSVRPELNSTNFNNTFKSYATTWDDVRDKLKEYDDFGGQLSKKSLARNVLSQDILSMTLPKEKANKILKFVQSTYTWDGNVGLFTGDGIKSLIDSKIGNSAEINLYLIMLMREAGLNVSPMIMNTVNRGILNIAFPTIGAPNYVVACLEDNGNYYLFDATSKFSLPNLLPPRAYNYNAILLKDKKAEILQINNFIESKTYLNVDAKLNEDTTFEGNFKDRDTKTFAILAYDEYVDNKQDYEKKYKERYTFNFNNYKSEVVNDNEFQTSFDFNTDGFVDGVGGKLIFNPLLFLYRQNHEFNQTEERKYPIEFLSPYETVKKVTITIPDNYKFENLPKSKKFKTEDEGIVYSYLVSTEGNKITVETSVKIDSDNFPKEYYPAFKQIFDAITQLEGQLVTLVKK; encoded by the coding sequence ATGAAGACTAAAATTTTTACTGTTTTTTTATTCTCTATTTCTGTGTTTGTGTTTTCGCAGCACAAGTTTATGAAATATCCAGAGTTCAATAAAAATGAACTTTCTAAAACAAAATCTACTATCAAAGAAGATGCTCCCGCAGAAATTTTATACAGCTCTATTAGTAATTTGATTATTAATGGACAATTAGAAACTAAAGTCTTTAAAAGAATTAAAATTTACAATAAAGAAAAATCTTCTCAGTATTTAGATGTAGAAATACCTTTATATGAAGGAAATGGAGAAAAAGAATATGTTTCTGGACTGAAAGCGGTAACATATAACTTAGACAATGATAAAGTCATTACTTCTAAAGTAGAAAAAGATGCAAAATTTAAGTCTAAGGAACAAAAAAATCAATTCATCCAGAAATTTACATTTCCTAATGTAAAAGATGGTTCTATTATAGAATATCAATATCAAGTAAATACGCCTTTTCTACAATTGTTAGACAAAACTTACTTAGAGTTTGATATTCCCGTTATTTATGAAGAATATGTTTTTGATTTTCCTAAGTTTTTTGGCTACAATTATAATTTTCAAGGAGGATTAATGCCAAAATATAAAGAAGATCAAGCTCAAATGATGTATGGTCAAGATTACTACAGTTTGAGACTAGGTTTTGAAAATGTACCGCCTTTTAAAGCCGAAAATTTCATGAAAAATGAAAGAAATTATATTACCAGTGTAAGGCCAGAATTGAATTCTACTAATTTTAATAATACATTTAAATCTTACGCTACAACTTGGGATGATGTGAGAGATAAATTAAAAGAGTATGATGATTTTGGTGGACAATTAAGTAAAAAATCTTTGGCAAGAAATGTTCTTTCACAAGATATTTTAAGCATGACTTTGCCAAAAGAAAAAGCCAATAAAATTCTGAAATTTGTGCAATCAACTTATACGTGGGACGGAAATGTTGGGTTATTTACAGGAGATGGTATAAAAAGCTTAATAGATTCTAAAATAGGAAATAGTGCAGAGATTAATCTTTATTTAATTATGCTGATGAGAGAAGCTGGGCTTAATGTAAGTCCAATGATTATGAATACTGTAAATAGAGGAATTTTGAATATTGCATTTCCTACAATTGGTGCTCCTAATTATGTAGTAGCTTGTTTAGAAGATAATGGTAATTACTATTTGTTTGATGCAACTTCTAAATTTTCTTTGCCTAATCTATTGCCACCAAGAGCTTATAACTATAACGCTATTCTGTTAAAAGATAAAAAAGCGGAAATTCTACAAATTAATAATTTCATCGAAAGTAAAACTTATCTTAATGTAGATGCTAAACTGAATGAAGATACTACTTTTGAAGGCAACTTTAAAGATAGAGATACTAAAACTTTTGCGATTCTTGCCTATGATGAATATGTAGACAATAAACAAGACTACGAGAAAAAGTACAAAGAAAGATACACCTTTAATTTTAATAATTATAAATCAGAAGTAGTAAATGATAATGAGTTTCAGACCAGTTTTGATTTCAATACAGACGGTTTTGTAGATGGAGTTGGGGGTAAATTAATTTTCAATCCACTGCTATTTTTATACCGCCAAAACCACGAATTTAATCAAACCGAAGAAAGAAAATATCCTATAGAGTTTCTTTCTCCTTATGAAACGGTAAAAAAAGTAACCATCACTATTCCAGATAACTATAAATTTGAAAATCTTCCGAAGTCTAAGAAATTCAAAACCGAAGATGAAGGGATTGTTTATTCTTATCTAGTGAGCACTGAAGGGAACAAAATCACTGTAGAAACCTCAGTTAAAATAGACTCGGATAATTTTCCTAAAGAATATTACCCTGCATTTAAGCAGATTTTTGATGCCATTACACAACTCGAAGGTCAGCTGGTAACATTGGTAAAAAAATAA